In Choloepus didactylus isolate mChoDid1 chromosome X, mChoDid1.pri, whole genome shotgun sequence, a genomic segment contains:
- the LOC119523661 gene encoding ankyrin repeat domain-containing protein 26-like isoform X2 — protein sequence MKRIFGFGRRKSHPSLSSGRAGGWGYLLRDQDLGKIHRAASRGKVAKVQQILLLGKNGVNDKDKKNRTALHLACANGHAEVVTLLVERKCQLNLYEGEHRTALMKAVQCKEEECATILLQHGADPDIMDASGNTALHYAVCAQHIPIAAKLLSYNANIEARNKDDFTPLLFAVHENKQQMVEFLVKKEANIHAVDKAKSGKNKH from the exons ATGAAGAGGATTTTCGGCTTCGGGAGGAGGAAGAGCCATCCGTCCCTGAGCTCCGGCAGGGCCGGCGGGTGGGGGTACCTCCTCCGGGACCAGGACCTTGGCAAGATCCACAGGGCCGCCAGTCGCGGCAAAGTGGCCAAAGTGCAGCAGATCCTGTTGCTCGGAAAAAATGGCGTGAATGACAAGGACAAAAAGAACAG GACCGCTCTGCATCTGGCCTGTGCCAATGGCCATGCAGAAGTG gtaaCTCTCCTGGTAGAGAGAAAGTGCCAGCTGAACCTCTATGAAGGTGAACATAGGACAGCTCTGATGAAG GCTGTACAATGCAAGGAAGAGGAATGTGCAACCATTCTGCTACAACATGGTGCTGACCCAGATATTATGGATGCCAGTGGCAACACGGCTCTCCACTATGCTGTCTGTGCTCAGCATATACCAATAGCAGCCAAACTGCTTTCATACAATGCAAATATTGAGGCAAGAAACAAG GATGACTTCACACCACTTTTATTTGCTGTAcatgaaaacaaacagcaaatggTGGAATTTTTAgtaaagaaagaagcaaatataCATGCAGTTGATAAGGCAAAAAG
- the LOC119523661 gene encoding ankyrin repeat domain-containing protein 26-like isoform X1 — MKRIFGFGRRKSHPSLSSGRAGGWGYLLRDQDLGKIHRAASRGKVAKVQQILLLGKNGVNDKDKKNRTALHLACANGHAEVVTLLVERKCQLNLYEGEHRTALMKAVQCKEEECATILLQHGADPDIMDASGNTALHYAVCAQHIPIAAKLLSYNANIEARNKDDFTPLLFAVHENKQQMVEFLVKKEANIHAVDKAKSLLETPPF, encoded by the exons ATGAAGAGGATTTTCGGCTTCGGGAGGAGGAAGAGCCATCCGTCCCTGAGCTCCGGCAGGGCCGGCGGGTGGGGGTACCTCCTCCGGGACCAGGACCTTGGCAAGATCCACAGGGCCGCCAGTCGCGGCAAAGTGGCCAAAGTGCAGCAGATCCTGTTGCTCGGAAAAAATGGCGTGAATGACAAGGACAAAAAGAACAG GACCGCTCTGCATCTGGCCTGTGCCAATGGCCATGCAGAAGTG gtaaCTCTCCTGGTAGAGAGAAAGTGCCAGCTGAACCTCTATGAAGGTGAACATAGGACAGCTCTGATGAAG GCTGTACAATGCAAGGAAGAGGAATGTGCAACCATTCTGCTACAACATGGTGCTGACCCAGATATTATGGATGCCAGTGGCAACACGGCTCTCCACTATGCTGTCTGTGCTCAGCATATACCAATAGCAGCCAAACTGCTTTCATACAATGCAAATATTGAGGCAAGAAACAAG GATGACTTCACACCACTTTTATTTGCTGTAcatgaaaacaaacagcaaatggTGGAATTTTTAgtaaagaaagaagcaaatataCATGCAGTTGATAAGGCAAAAAG
- the LOC119523661 gene encoding ankyrin repeat domain-containing protein 26-like isoform X3, with product MKRIFGFGRRKSHPSLSSGRAGGWGYLLRDQDLGKIHRAASRGKVAKVQQILLLGKNGVNDKDKKNRTALHLACANGHAEVVTLLVERKCQLNLYEGEHRTALMKAVQCKEEECATILLQHGADPDIMDASGNTALHYAVCAQHIPIAAKLLSYNANIEARNKWEKQTLK from the exons ATGAAGAGGATTTTCGGCTTCGGGAGGAGGAAGAGCCATCCGTCCCTGAGCTCCGGCAGGGCCGGCGGGTGGGGGTACCTCCTCCGGGACCAGGACCTTGGCAAGATCCACAGGGCCGCCAGTCGCGGCAAAGTGGCCAAAGTGCAGCAGATCCTGTTGCTCGGAAAAAATGGCGTGAATGACAAGGACAAAAAGAACAG GACCGCTCTGCATCTGGCCTGTGCCAATGGCCATGCAGAAGTG gtaaCTCTCCTGGTAGAGAGAAAGTGCCAGCTGAACCTCTATGAAGGTGAACATAGGACAGCTCTGATGAAG GCTGTACAATGCAAGGAAGAGGAATGTGCAACCATTCTGCTACAACATGGTGCTGACCCAGATATTATGGATGCCAGTGGCAACACGGCTCTCCACTATGCTGTCTGTGCTCAGCATATACCAATAGCAGCCAAACTGCTTTCATACAATGCAAATATTGAGGCAAGAAACAAG